Sequence from the Caldisericia bacterium genome:
TCTCTAATGCCAATGTTAATTGATGCATATTCTAGAATTGAAGTTTTTGAAAAAGCAAAATATTATGGAGCATTAGATTGTATTGAATGTGGTGCTTGTGCATATGTATGTCCTTCTAAAAGACATCTTGTTCAAAGTATTAGATTTGCGAAAAGTGAATTATTAAAGAAAAGATAAGTAGGAGGAGAAAAATGAGTGAATTAAAAGTAATTGTTTCATCTTCACCCCATATAAGAGATTCAATTTCTGTACCAAAAATTATGAGAATGGTATTTTTAGCACTCCTTCCTGCAGCAATCTGGGGAATATATTGTTTTGGAATTCAAGCATTATTAATTTTATTAACAAGTATTATAACAGCAGTTTTATCGGAGTATATTTATGAAGTTATAACAAGACAAAAAATTACAATTGGTGATTTTAGTGCTGCATTAACAGGTTTGCTTCTTGGAATGATCACTTCTCCCTCTACTCCATTATGGGTCATTGCAATTGGTTCTGCATGTTCAATTATAATTGCAAAACAACTTTTTGGTGGAATTGGATCAAATTTTATTAATCCTGCTCTTTTTGGTAGAGCAGTTATATTTTTATCTTGGACTGGTCTTTTAAATAAATGGCCAGAGCCCCAATATAATTTTTTAACAATTTTATCAAGAAGTAATGCAACCCAAATTGTTACATCTGCAACTCCACTTGATCTATTTAGATCAGGAAATTTAAAAATTTCAACTTCTCTCTATTTAGATCTGTTTTTCGGAAGAATAGGTGGTTCAATAGGAGAAACATCAAAATTTTTGTTAATTTTAGGATTTATTGTTTTAATTTTAATAAGGAGAGATATTATTGATATAAAAATTCCAACCTCAATTATTTTAACAGTTGCTCTTCTCTCTTTAATTTTTAGACAAGATCCACTTTTTCATATTTTATCAGGTGGACTAATTATAGGTGCACTTTTTATGGCAACAGATTATGTTACAAGTCCAATTACAAATTTAGGAAAAATAATTTATGGAATTGGAATTGGAGCATTAACTTTTATAATAAGAAACTGGGGAATTTATCCTGAAGGTGTCTCATTTGCAATTCTCTCAATGAATGTTGTTACTCCATTTCTTGATCAACTAAAACCAAGAATTTTTGGAACTGGAGGCAAAAAATGAATAAAATAATTAAATCAGGTATTACAGTTTTTATAATAGCAACAATTGGTGCAATTTTACTTTCTTGGGTTTATTCTTTTACATCCCCAAAAATAGAAGAACAGAAAATTCAAACTGTAAAAAATGCAATAACTGAAATTTTCCCAAATATTTTAAATTTTGAAATAGTTTCTGGTTTTTCAAATAAAGATATTAGTGGAGGGATTAAAATAATAGAGGTTTATAAAGTTAATTTAAAAGATGGAAAAGTAGGTTTTATTATTAGGGCTAAATTCTCAGGATATGGAGGAAAAATTGAATCTTTAATTGGATATGAGGAGGAAAAATGTAAGGGCATTTATGTTTTAGAGCATAGTGAAACTCCAGGACTTGGTTCAAAAATCGTTGAACCATCATTTAGAAACCAATTTGTTAATAAAAATTTATCTGATCCATTTAAAGTTAAAAGTGATATAACCCCAATTTCTGGTGCAACTATTTCATCTAATGCAGTCTCAACTGCAATTAAAAAAATTGGAAATTTCTATCTTGAAAATATAAAAAAGGGAGGTAGTTAATGAAAAAGAGTCTTTTAAATGAATTTATGAAAGGTTTAACAAGAGAAAATCCAATATTAATTATAATGTTAGGATTATGTTCTGTTTTAGCAGTTTCTACTGATGTTGCAAATGGTGTTGGTATGAGTTTAGGTTTTAGTTTTGTTTTAATAACTGCAGAACTTTTATCTTCAGCATTTAGAAAAATAATTCCAAATGAAGTTAGAATTCCAATTTTTTTAATATTTATTGCTGTACCCACAACCATTGTTGATCTTATTATGAAGGCATACTTTCCTCCTTTATCTAAATCAATGGGAGTTTTTATTCCTTTAATAGTTGTAAATTGTATAGTATTAGGAAGAGTTGAGGCATTTTCATCTAAAAAATCATTGTCAGAATCATTTATGGATTCATTAGGAATGGCATTTGGATATTCATGGGTAATTATTTTATTGAGTGTTATAAGAGAAATTTTAGGCAAAGGAACATTTCTCGGAAAGGAGATCTTTTCAAAAAATTTTGAACCAATGGCAATTTTATCATTCCCACCTGGCGGATTTTTCTTAATTGCTATTTTTATTGCTATTTTGAACGGAATTTTAAAAAGGAGGTCATAAATGTTTAGCAATCTTATTAAAATAGTAATTGCAGCAACTATTGTAGATAATATGGTTTTCATAAGGTATTTAGCACTATGTTCATATGTAGGAATTACAAATTCAATTGATGCATCTATCGGAATGACCTTTGCAGTTATTTTTGTTCAAACTCTTGCTACAGCAATAACTTGGATCATTTTTCATTTCTTTTTAAGAGGACTTGAATATCTTCAAATAATTGTATTTATATTCACAATCGCTTCTTTGGTTCAACTTGTTGAGATTTATTTAAAGAAAAATGTTCCTTCTTTATATAAAGCAATGGGCATTTATCTTCCTTTAATAACAACAAATTGTATGATTCTTGCAGTTACACTTATAAATGTTGATAAAAATTATAATTTTATTGAAAGTTTAGTTTATGCAATTGGTTCTGCTTTAGGATATGGTATTGCTCTTTTAATTCTTGCTGGTGTTAGGGAGAGATTAAGAGTTTCAAATGTTCCAAAATTTTTTAGAGGTTATCCACTTGTGTTTGCCTCAATGGCTCTTATTGCAATTGCATTTTTAGGATTTAAAGGTTTAATAAAATAGGAGGTTCTTTAAATGAATATTATCTTGAAATCAGCCTTAATAATGGGTGGAATTTCAATTATTTTTGGTATTTTACTATCTTTTTTTAATAAAATTTTTGAAGTAGAAATTGATGAGAGGATTTCAAATATACAATCACTTCTTGCAGGTGCAAATTGTGGTGCATGTGGTTATCCTGGTTGTGAAGCATTTGCAAATGCTATAGTAAAAGATGGAATTGACCCAACAAAATGTAAAGTCACAAATGGTGATAATATGATGAAAATTTTAGAGATAGTTGGGAAGGCTCCATTAAATCTTGATAAAGAAAGACCTGTTTTAAAATGTGTTGGTGATATTTTTACTGAGATTAAAAGAGCAAATTATATTGGTATAGAGGATTGTAGAGAGGTTCAATTTGCATTTAATGGTGATAAAAGTTGCGAATTTGGTTGTGTAGGGCTCGGTACTTGTGAAAGAGCATGTCCATTTGATGCAATAAGAATGAAAAACGGTATTCCAGTATTTGATTATGAAAAATGTACTGGTTGTGGAATTTGTGCTAAAATTTGTCCAAGAAATGTAATTGAAATGGTAAAATGGAGTGAATATGGAATAATTATGTGTAATAGTCCTAAAAAGGGAATTGAGGTTAGAAAGGAGTGTAAAAGGGGTTGCATAAAATGTGGCATTTGTATCAAAGTTTGTCCAACAAAGGCCATTTCTTGGGGTGAAAAAGGGTTGCCTAAAATAGATATGAACTTATGTAATTTATGTAATTTATGTGTTGAAAAATGTCCAACTCATGTTATAAAGATACAAAGAGGAGAAGTGACTCTTGTAATTGAGGAGGAAGAGGCAAGGGTTTGAATTTAAAAAAATTTATTTACAAAAAAATTGCGTTAATTTATAATAATTATGTGAGAAAAATATTAATATTTTTAATTTTAAATTTAATATTTTTATCTTCTTTAAATTTAATTTTTTCTCAAACTAATGGTTTCAAAAAAATAATTACCATAAAAGAAAATGGTGGATTTATAAGAAATCCAAATTTTATAGAACTTACACTTGAAGATGAAAATTTAAAAAAAGAATCTAATATTATATTAATTGATTTAAAAACAAATAAAGAGATACCGTTTTTGATTTTAAACCAAGAAGATAAAAGAGTAAAAATAAGATTTGAATTGAATTTAAATAAAAATGAAGAGAGACAAATTGAGTTTAGATTTGGTACTCAGGAAAAAAGAACTGAATTAGAAAATATAAATTTTACATATCCAAATTTTGTTGGAACTGAGTTTTATGGAATTTCCTTTGAAAAAATATATATTGTTGGTCTTAAAGAGAGTGATGTAAATGTAACAACAAAAGATGGAAAATCTCTTTTTGATGGTAAAGTTAAATATGGTCAATTTAAAAGAATCGATCTTTTATCACCTCAAGTTTTTTATGTGAAGTCAACCGGTCCCATAATGGTAATTTCATCTTCATTAGGGGAATTAAATAAAAATGAACCACAAGATAAAAGTGATGATGATTTAACATATCTTATTGGAAGTGAGGGTGTAATTTTTACTCCAAGAGATATTTTTGTTTCATCATTTTCTGATAACAACAATATATATTTAGAAGATGCAAGCGGTAAAGTAGTGTATAAAGGAAAAATTGATAAATTGAACCCACTCTCTTTTTCTTTCAAATATGCATCAGTTATCTTATTTAAATCTGATTCCCCAGTTTTAATTCAATATGGAAATTTTGATGATTCACCATATTTACCTATTATTTCATATAAAGGAAATTTAAGTGCATACACTTTTTCAGATTTTACTATTTATTCTCCTTTTTATGATTCAAATTATGATTTTAATTTAATTAAATCAAAGAAAAGTTTTAAGGGAAAATTAAATAAATCAGAACTTAAAGAGTTTCAAACAGAAATTGAAGGGTTTACTTATAATGCTCAACATCCTTTATATGTTTACCTTTTTGGACCTTCATCTAATTTTGGTGGAGAACAAATTTTATCTATTTTTGGAACTCCCTATGGAAAAGAATTCAATTTTATTACTGGAAAAATTTCAACAAAATTTTCTACTGGTCATAAAAGAGTTATTTA
This genomic interval carries:
- a CDS encoding RnfABCDGE type electron transport complex subunit D; its protein translation is MSELKVIVSSSPHIRDSISVPKIMRMVFLALLPAAIWGIYCFGIQALLILLTSIITAVLSEYIYEVITRQKITIGDFSAALTGLLLGMITSPSTPLWVIAIGSACSIIIAKQLFGGIGSNFINPALFGRAVIFLSWTGLLNKWPEPQYNFLTILSRSNATQIVTSATPLDLFRSGNLKISTSLYLDLFFGRIGGSIGETSKFLLILGFIVLILIRRDIIDIKIPTSIILTVALLSLIFRQDPLFHILSGGLIIGALFMATDYVTSPITNLGKIIYGIGIGALTFIIRNWGIYPEGVSFAILSMNVVTPFLDQLKPRIFGTGGKK
- a CDS encoding RnfABCDGE type electron transport complex subunit G, yielding MNKIIKSGITVFIIATIGAILLSWVYSFTSPKIEEQKIQTVKNAITEIFPNILNFEIVSGFSNKDISGGIKIIEVYKVNLKDGKVGFIIRAKFSGYGGKIESLIGYEEEKCKGIYVLEHSETPGLGSKIVEPSFRNQFVNKNLSDPFKVKSDITPISGATISSNAVSTAIKKIGNFYLENIKKGGS
- the rsxE gene encoding electron transport complex subunit RsxE, giving the protein MKKSLLNEFMKGLTRENPILIIMLGLCSVLAVSTDVANGVGMSLGFSFVLITAELLSSAFRKIIPNEVRIPIFLIFIAVPTTIVDLIMKAYFPPLSKSMGVFIPLIVVNCIVLGRVEAFSSKKSLSESFMDSLGMAFGYSWVIILLSVIREILGKGTFLGKEIFSKNFEPMAILSFPPGGFFLIAIFIAILNGILKRRS
- a CDS encoding Rnf-Nqr domain containing protein, producing the protein MFSNLIKIVIAATIVDNMVFIRYLALCSYVGITNSIDASIGMTFAVIFVQTLATAITWIIFHFFLRGLEYLQIIVFIFTIASLVQLVEIYLKKNVPSLYKAMGIYLPLITTNCMILAVTLINVDKNYNFIESLVYAIGSALGYGIALLILAGVRERLRVSNVPKFFRGYPLVFASMALIAIAFLGFKGLIK
- a CDS encoding RnfABCDGE type electron transport complex subunit B; this encodes MNIILKSALIMGGISIIFGILLSFFNKIFEVEIDERISNIQSLLAGANCGACGYPGCEAFANAIVKDGIDPTKCKVTNGDNMMKILEIVGKAPLNLDKERPVLKCVGDIFTEIKRANYIGIEDCREVQFAFNGDKSCEFGCVGLGTCERACPFDAIRMKNGIPVFDYEKCTGCGICAKICPRNVIEMVKWSEYGIIMCNSPKKGIEVRKECKRGCIKCGICIKVCPTKAISWGEKGLPKIDMNLCNLCNLCVEKCPTHVIKIQRGEVTLVIEEEEARV